Proteins from one Dromiciops gliroides isolate mDroGli1 chromosome 6, mDroGli1.pri, whole genome shotgun sequence genomic window:
- the LOC122731268 gene encoding 40S ribosomal protein S23-like: MGKCRGLCTARKLRSHRRDQKWHDKQYKKAHLGAALKANPFGGTSHAKGIVLEKVGVEAKQPNSAIRKCVRVQLIKNGKKVTAFVPNDGCLNFIEEKDEVLVAGFGRKGHAVGDIPGVCFKVVKVANVSLLTLYKGKKERPRS, translated from the coding sequence TTGTACAGCTAGAAAGCTTCGCAGCCACAGAAGAGACCAAAAGTGGCATGACAAACAATACAAGAAAGCTCATTTGGGCGCAGCCTTGAAGGCCAACCCATTTGGAGGAACATCTCACGCAAAAGGGATTGTCTTGGAGAAAGTTGGTGTTGAAGCCAAGCAGCCCAATTCTGCCATCAGGAAGTGTGTGAGAGTCCAGCTGATTAAGAATGGCAAAAAAGTCACCGCCTTTGTTCCCAATGATGGTTGCTTGAACTTTATTGAGGAAAAAGATGAAGTTTTGGTTGCTGGATTTGGTCGAAAAGGTCATGCTGTTGGTGATATTCCTGGAGTCTGCTTCAAGGTTGTGAAAGTTGCAAATGTTTCTCTTCTGACCTTGtacaaaggcaagaaggaaagacCAAGATCATAA